The following nucleotide sequence is from Thermogemmata fonticola.
GCGGAAGTCGTTCATCTGCAAGGTAGCGAACAGTTCCTCCATGCGGCTGCGGAGGCGTTGGGGCGGTATTTGGTAAAGCTGGCCGTAGTATTCCACCATTTCCCAGGCGGTCATGCGTTCGTAAATGCCGGTGTTGGCGGAGAGGAAGCCGATGTGGCGGCGGACCTCGGCGGCTTGTTCCACCACGTCGAAGCCGGCGACACGCGCTAGGCCGCGGCTGGGCCGCAACACCGTGCAGAGCATCCGCAAGGTGGTCGTCTTACCCGCCCCATTGGGGCCGAGCAGCCCGAACACTTCCCCCGGTTGGACCGTGAAGTGCAGGTTCTCCACCGCAGCTTTGCTGCTGCCGCGAAACCACTTCGTCAAGCCCTGGACTTCGATCATTCCTGTTCCCCGCCTTCCCCACGCTTAGCTGCCGCCTCCCGTTCCCGCTGCCAACGGCGGTAATTGTCCCAACTCGCCGGCTCGATCGGAAAGGGGGGAGACATCTCGCCGTTCAGGTACAACTGCACCCAGTCGTGCTTTTCGCCGCTGTTATCCTCAACAGGGAAGAGCAGGAAGTCGCCGTAGTGGGACAGGGCCACTTGCCGGTCTTTCCGCCCCACTGCCACGACCAGGTCGCCCAATAGGGCTGCCTTCCAGGGCGGGCGGGTTGGCAGGTCCACAATCGTCGGGTCCGTGTGCGGATCGCCGTGGCGGATGTCTTGGAGGAACCGCTCGAACCAGCGCAACTGCGCGCGGTTGGGCCGGATGCGGAACAGCTCGCGCAGGTTGCGGTAGCTCTGCCACTGCCGCCAGGCGCTCAGCAGAAACAAGCCGATGAGGAAGGCCAGAATCGGATCGGGTCCAAACCCCACCTGAAATTTCAGGTACGCTATCATGCCGTTGAGTAAGGCGAAAGCCAGAAGAATCAGGGCGTCGCACAGCACTCCTTCCGCCGAGGGGAAGAACCACTTGTAGAAGGCGATTAGCAATTCCCCCAAGATGAAGAAGGCATAGATGGCCAGGATCAAGTCATTGCCGCCATTCTTTTGCGAGAGGAAGGCGAAGAAGGCCATGATCAGAGCGAAGACGAAGTTTTCCCGGCCGCTCCGCTGCACGGCCCGGCACAGATCGCGGTACATCAGGACGTGGACCAGCCGCTGGTGCAACTCCGCCGCACTCATCGAAGCGGCGGACTCCTTGTCGGAGGCCGCCTCGGAATCGCCTGACGCATCGGAACTGTAAGGAGTCCCCCAGGACATGGATGCTTTCCCCCTCATGCGGAGACAAGCCAACTGTGTTTGTGCTATTGTTTCCTCGGCCAGCCATTCTGGCAATCGGAGTTCTGCCGCTCCGGCGGGAGGAAGCGGCAGCAGCGGGCGGCGGGGAAGGACGGCAGCGGAGGGAGGACAGCGACGGGGAGGGCTGCCGCGGCGAGGCTTTTCACGAAGCCAGGGGTAAGGCAAAGGAGGGGGACGGCGGCGGGGTAGGCGGACGGGTGTCGATCAGTTCGTAGAAGACGTTGCGCTGACGCGGTTCCCAGCCGGCTTCCCGGATCGCCCGGCGGATTTCTTCGAGCGTGAGGTAATAGACCGTCCCAGCGGAGGCCACCACGTTTTCCTCGATCATGAGGGACCCCATGTCGTTGGCACCGAAGAAGAGGGCGATCTGGCCGATCTTGCCCCCCTGCGTGACCCAGGAGGATTGGATGTTGGGGATGTTGTCGAGGTAGAGGCGGGCGATGGCCTGGGTGCGGAGGTATTCAAAGGCGCCGACTTCTGGGAAGTGGGCCATTTTGTGCCCCGGCTGGAGCGTCCAGCAGATGAAGGCGGTGAAGCCGCCGGTCTCGTCTTGCAGTTCGCGCAGGCGGGTGAGGTGTTCGATCCGCTCGGCTTCCGTCTCGATGTGGCCGAACATCATGGTGCAGGTCCCTTTGCCGCCCAGTTCGTGCCACACCCGGCAGACTTCCAGCCATTCCTGGGTCAGGGCTTTGCCTTTGGTCAGCTCTTTGCGGACGCGATCGACCAGGATTTCGCCACCGCCTCCCGGCAGGGAGCCGAGACCGGCAGCTTTCAGGCGGGCCAGCACCTCCCGCAGCGGCAGCTTGTTGATCTTGTGGAAGTGCCAAATCTCCGGCGGGCTGAACGCATGCAAATTGATCTGCGGATAGCGCGCCTTGATGTCCCGCAGCAGCTCCTCGTACCACTCCAGTTTGAGCTGCGGGTGCATGCCGCCCTGGAGCAGGATCTGGTCGCCGCCTAAAGCGATGGTCTCCTCGATCTTGCGGTACAATTCCTCGCGGGGCAGGACGTAGGCATCCGCATCGTGGGACTTGCGGTAGAAGGCGCAGAAGTCGCAGACCGCCGCGCAGATGTTCGTGTAGTTGATATTGCGGTCGATGTTGTAAGTGCGGTACGGTTCGGGATGGAGGCGCAGGCAGACGGCATGAGCCGCTTGGCCGAGGCGGATCAAATCGCGGCAGCGGAACAGTTCCAATCCTTCTTCCGGCGTCAGGCGATAGCCATCGACGGCTTTGCCGAGGATACGGTCGAGGTCGTTCATGGCGCAGCTCCGGCGAAGGCCAGGGCGGGTAAGGAGGTTTGCAGCCGCCGTTCTTCCAGGGGCGGCGTCAGGCCGAGTTGGGCGGTCAGTTCCGCGAAGCGGCGCAGGCCGGCCAGTTCCCACGCTCCCAGGTCATAGCGGATGATATGGCTCAGGTAGCGGCGGCAGTAGCCGGCGTCCAGATGGAGCCGGGCGGCTTCCCGTTGAGCGATCAGTCCCAGGCGCGAGAGGCCGCGCTGCCGCGCCTGGAGGAACGGTTCGGCCACGTCCTCCAGAGGGATTTCCGGCCGCACCGCCCAAAGGGCATAAACCATCGGCAGGCCGGTCCAGTCGGTCCATTCCGTGCCCAGATCGTAGGCGTAGGGCCACCCCGGCAGGCAGGCGTGCATCGCCCGATCGCCGATCAAAAGCACAGCGTCGGCCTCCACGTCCTCCACCGTGTGGTGCAGAGGCAGCGGCTGATACTCCGCCTCCACGCCCCAGCGCTCTTGCAGAAGCACGCGGACCAGAACAGCACTGGTGCGGGACCCTTCATCCAGAGCCACGCGGCGGATGTGCGGCCACTTGACCCGGCTGAAAAGCGTCACGCTGAGGACCGGACCCCGCGAAGCGATGGCTATCCCCGGAATGAACGTGTAGTCCGGCGCGCGGAGAAACTCCACCACGGGAATCAAACCGATGTCCAGCGTCCCCGCGGCCATCGCATCGGCCAGGCGGCTTGGCACGTCCAGGATCAACTGCCAGGGAGGGACATAGCGGTCCAGCTCCTCGATCAGCGGACGGGCGTTAAGGTAGCTGACCGCCCCTACACGCACCTGTCGGGTCATGGTCTTGCACTCCCCATTCCAGGCTTGGTCTTTTCGTTATAAGAACCGCAAGCGGCGGTGAAAACACAACCGCCCGGCTTCGCCTCGGCGAGGAAGAAGGCGGGCAAGCCGGGGGAGGAGTTGCTGCATCAGGGGGGCTGAGGTCGCAGCGCGGTCGGGGCGGCTCTCACGGGCAGCCCGCTGGAGGACAGGGCGGACAAACCGGCACGCACACCGGGACGCACCGCTGCACGCACACCGTCACGGTGTACGGCTCCCAGCGGCAGGTCGTCACCGGCACCAAACGGCAGTGGCTTTCCGGTACCACTTTGCAGGTTGTGACAGGAACATAACGGATGCGTTCTTCACATTCCATACGGATGCGGCACTGGCGGACCACACACTGCCGGGGTTCACAAACCAGGCGGCAAACCACTCGAGGAACATATCGCACGCAGTGTTGAGGAACCAATTCCGTTGTACAACGCGTCTCATAACGGACATGGTTTTCCTGGACCAGGCGGCAGACGGTATACGGGACCACCCGGCAGCGGCTCTCCAACACCGTGAAGCAACGGCGCCGCACCTCGTGGCGGACGTGATCCTCCCGGACCAGCTTGCAGACGGTGTACGGCACCAGCGCCTTGCGCACCTCCGGCACATAGGAGCAGCGCCGTTGCGTCACCAGGCGGACGCACGTCTCCGGCACCACCCGGCAAACGGTATAGGGCCGGTAGCATACCCTTTGTTCACAAACCGTAGAGCAGCGATAGCGCGTCTCCGTACGCACCGCCGTCTCCGGAACCAGGCGGCATACCGTGTAAGGGATATAACACACCTTGACTTCAGGAACCAGAGAACAGCGGGTACGGGTCTCATAGCGGATGCAGTGTTGAGGAACCAGGCGGCAGACGGTGCGCGTACAAGGCCGCAGCTCCGTCCGGCAGACCTTGCGGCATACAGGAACCTGCACAGTGACGCATACAGGCTTGCACACCTGGCGACATTCACGGATGACACGACATTCTTCATGGGGAACCCAGATCGAGCGGCACACCACACGGCCCGGACATTGCACGAGCTGCTCTACAATCGGACCGGGGCGGTAATAGGTCGTGCAGGTGCAGGGGTCAAATACGCATTCCCCAGGCAATTGCACACATTGCTTGACCACTGGACCCGGCACATATTCCGACACCGTCACGAAACGCCCCGTGCATACCTTCTCCACACGTTCCACAATCTGCGGCTCGATGACATACTGAATCTGTGTCTGAGGGACATACTCGATCACATCATGATACGTGGTGACCGGTACGTAAAAAGTCTCCGTCTCATAAACTGGCTTTAGGACCGTGTAAGGAATAGCAACCTGGTATTGTTCCGTCACTGGACGATAATGTACAGAACGTTGCTCCCGATAATGCGTTTCCTGAATCGGCTTCCAAACAGTATAAGGCACCTGGACTGTGTAGGGTTCTACAACTTGTCTTTGGACGGTGTACGGCTGAGCGGCAATATGCTGCTCTTGAATAACTTTCGGCACAGTATAGGTGACGGGAATCTGGCACTCCTCGACCACGGGGCGCAGGACAGTGTAGCAGTGCTCGCGGTAATGGGTTTCCGCCACGGTGCGGTAGGTCGAGTAAGGAATGGCGACGACGTAGTCTTGGACCACCGTTCGCGGCACCGTATAAGTTTCCTGGCGGTAGTGGGTCTCATAGACGGGGCGGAGGACGGAGTAGGGGACGGCCACCTGGAAGGTCCGCGTCACCGGTTTCCACACCGTAAAGGCTTGCTGCTGCCACTGGGTCTCGTAAACAGGCCGCTGCACGGTATATTGGTGGATCGTATCATAATGTTCCACCACGGGCCGTTGCACCACATACTTCTGAGCTAGCAGTTGAGTTTCCTGGACTTGCCGCAAGATTGTGCAAGTCTGGACCTGATAGTGGGTCTCATACACAGGCCGGTAGCAGACCTGTTGATGGTATTCCAGGATCGGTTGGTAATGCACGGTCAGGCCGCTGACCGGCGGCGCGCATTGCTCCGGCAGCAAACAGGGTTTGGGATAGCGGCACAAGCCCAGATGCCCGGCCCAAGCCAGCGGTGCCGGCAGAAGCCATCCTCCAAGCGTCAGAAGGGCAGTGCAGAGCCAACGCTTCATAATCGTGGTCCCTCGCATGCGGGTCCTTCGCAAGGGCGGCGAATAGCGCCAGGCGATGGAGTCCTCCTCTTCTGTCAGTGTGCGCAATGCGCGGAGAACAGGAAGGCCACAAGGCTTTCTGCCGCCGTTTCCTCAAGCCCAGAATGCCGCACATTCAATCTTCCCGGCGCATCCCATGCCAGCGGCTCAGAATAAAGAATTGCTCGAATCGGCGATAATGGAATCATCGGCACTGTTCTTTGTCCTTGCAGAGGGCCTGTAGTTGATGCGAAGCGAAGGATCGGCAGAGTCGAAGATGAGGCGGCAGCGACGTTAAGGGGGCAGTTCGTCGCTGTGTGCCGGGAACGCTTCGGCCTGGGCAGGCAGGAGGTGCGGCCTGGGAGCGGAAGATTCGGCCTGGGTGAGGGACTTCAGGCCGTTGTGCCGAGGATTCAGCCTTCGCTGTGGATTTGCTCGAAGCGCGGGGCGGCTTCAAGGAAGGCGGCCAGGAGGTGGGGGTCGAAGTGGTTTTGCAGGTCTTGGGAGAGGAGCTTGACGGCGCGAGCATGGGAGAGGGCAGGGCGGTAAGGCCGTCGGCTGCGTAGAGCTTCGTAGACGCTCACCAGACTGACCACGCGGGCGGAGAGAGGGATTTCGTGGCCTTTGAGCATATCTGGGTAGCCGCTGCCATCCCAGCGTTCGTGGTGGTGGCGGACAATTTCCGCGGCCAAGGGGAGGAAGGGCAGCTCGCTCCCCAGCTTGGCGGCGACGCTGAGCATCACTTCGGCGCCGACGGTGACGTGGGTTTGCACCACGGCGCTTTCTTCTTCGCTGAGTTTATCCGGCTTGATGAGTAATCCGCGGGGAATGGCCACCATGCCGATGTCGTAGATGGGGGCGATGGCGGCTAACAGTTCCAGGTAGGCATCGTCTTTGAGGCGGGTGTATTCGCCTTGATCGACGACAGCACCGGCCAGGGCGCGGACGTAACGGATGATGCGCCGCCAGTGGCCTTCGCTCACCAGGCTGGTTTCGGCCAGCAGACGGGAGAAGGTCAGGGAGAGGGCCTCGGCAGGGGCGGCTCGCCGCAGGGCGGGAAGGGACGCGGGTTTGGCCGGCGCTTGCCGTTGGGTCAGGGCATTCGAGATGCGCTGGGTCGGCTGGCTGCTTTCGGAGCCGCTGCTTTGCGCCCGGCGCATGAGCAAGGCGCGGACGCGGGAGACGAACTCGCTCGGCTTGAACGGCTTGGCCAGGAAGTCGTCCGCCCCGGTGGTCGACAAGCCTCCGAGGGCTTCATCCGGCATCATGCCCGACATGAGGAGAACTTTGAGCCGGTCGCTGTCCCAGCCGGCGGAACGGACCTTGGCGATCAGCTCCGTGCCGCTCCAGCCCGGCAGATTGACATCGACGATCAACAAGTCCGGCGAGAAGCGGGCCAGCTCCTCGTAGGCGGATTCTGCATCGGCGGCTTCGCGCAGCTCGTAGCGGTCCTTGAGCAATTGGGTCATGAGCAGGCGGATGGAGTCTTCATCATCGACGATCAGGATGCGTTCGCGTTTGCTCGTGCGGGAAGCGGCCTCGCGGGAGAGGGTCGCGGCAGTATTGGGGAGCCAGAGGCAGAAGCCGGTGAGGGTGGACGCGACGGCGCGGGCGGAGGGGAAGCGCTGATCCGGGTCGGTTTGCATCAGACGGGCGACCAAGTCGGAGACTTCCTGCGGCACTTCGGGGCGGAGTTGGTGGACCGGCGGCGGCGAGGTGGTGAGGCGGCGGTGCAAATCCTGCAACGGGTTCCCCGTTTCCGGATAGGGTTCCACCCCGGTCAAGGCCCAGTAGAGCGAAGCGCCGAGGCTGAAGAGGTCGGCCCGGCCATCGACATTGCGGGGATCGCGAGCCTGCTCGGGGGCCATGTAGCCGATCGTGCCCAGGAGCGTCCCCGGTTCGGTGACGTTGCGCATCGGCATGCGGGCCAGGCCGAAATCCAGCACCTTCGCTTGCCAATCCGGCGTCACCAGGATGTTGGAGGGTTTGATGTCGCGGTGGATCAAGCCGTGGCGGTGGGCTTCGGCCAAGGCTTCGGCCACCTGGCGGAACAGATCGCAGGCGCGGTGCGGCGCCAGCGGCCCTTTCTCCCGTACCAGCGTGTACAGGTCCTGGCCGGGGATCAACTCCATGACGAAGTAATCGCGGTACATCGGCGTGGGGCCTGGCTGCTCCCAGCGCCCGGCGTCGAAACAGGCGACTATGTTCGGATGCTGCAACCGGGCCACGGCCCGCGCTTCCGCGTAGAAGCGGTGGACCATCCGTTCGTTCCCATCCGAGGCCCGGCTCATGACCTTCACCGCCACTTGCCGCCGCAGCGTGATGTGTTCCCCGCGGTAGACCGTCCCCATGCCGCCGTGGCCGAGCAGGTCCAGCAGCCGATAGGAACCCAGGAGCAACTCATGCCCGTTCCCTTTGCGGATGGCTTCCATCTGGAAGCGGGTGATCAGATGCCGCTGGTGCAAGGCGTGCAGCAGTTCGTCGATCGTCAGGGCTTGTTCCAGGCGGTGGCGGTCGCTTTCGGGCAGCTCCTCCCACTCCTCGTGCAGGACGATGTGCTTGTCGAGCAGCCAGTGCAGCAGCGTTTGAGGCAGGGTGGGCGCTCCTCCTTCCACGTGCACTGTCGTGGCGGGCGAAGCGGGTGATTCGAAGAGGATCGAATCCGGGTATGGCGACATGCCGGGGGCGCTCCGACTTCTTCCGGTGGGAGACCAACTCATGGCCGTATCACAATTTGGCTTACAGTTGGAGGAAAAACAAGCCGCGCAGCGGACGGAAAGTGCGGGGAGGGGCGAAAACGCTCGCAGATTTCACGCCGAGGTGAAATCCCGTGTCCGGCATCAGGCGGCGGCGTAAGAATCCTGGGAGATATTCGGCAAGCCGAGAAAAATTGGGCCGGGATAAACAGCACGGGAAGGCAGGTTCCCTTCCCAGCGACCGGTCCAAGGACGAATACAGTCTGCACCGGGCGGAGGGACCGGACTGCTCCGGGCATCGAGTCCGAGGAACCGGACTGCTCCGGGAATCGAGTCCGAGGGCGGCAGAAATGACGGGGAGTACGGGGAGGCCGTCAGACGCCGGCAGCCCGGCGGAGCGCCTCAGCCCGATCCGTTTTTTCCCACGTGAAGTCCGGCAGCTCCCGCCCGAAGTGGCCGTGGCAGGCGGTCTGCCGGTAGATCGGCCGGCGGAGTTTGAGTGTGTCAATGATGCCTTGGGGCGTGAGGTGGAAGAATTCGCGGATCAGCTCGATGAGGCGCCCTTCGGCGATCTTGGCCGTGCCGTTGGTGTTCACCCAGATGTTGAGCGGGTCGGGGTAGCCGATAGCGTAGCTGAGCTGGACTTCGCATTCGCGGGCCAAGCCGGCAGCGACGATGTTTTTGGCGATGTAGCGGGCCATGTAAGCGGCACTGCGGTCGACTTTGGTGGGGTCTTTGCCGCTGAAGGCGCCGCCGCCGTGGCGGCCCCGACCGCCGTAGGTGTCCACGATGATCTTGCGCCCGGTCAGGCCGCTGTCCCCGTGCGGACCGCCGGTTAGGAAGCAGCCCGTCGGATTGATATGGCAGGCGATGTCTCCCGCTTCCAGCTTGGGCGGCTTGTCCCCCGGCGGAATCATGACGAACCGCCCGCGGATCAGGTCCTCCCGTTCCCGCCGCAAGACCGGCTCGATCAGCTCGTGGATGATCCGTTCGCGGGCCTCATCGGTGAAATAGTCCTTATTCTGGCGGCAGGTCATCACCTCGCGGGTATGCTGGGTGCTGAGCACAACCGTATGGATGCGGTGCGGAGTTCCGTCGGCGTTGTATTCGACCGTCACCTGGCTTTTGGCATCGGGCCGCAGCCAGGGCAGCCGACCGCTCCGCCGCAACTCCGCGTGATACTCCACCAGCCGGTGGGCCAAATGGATCGGCAGCGGCATGAGGCTCTTCGTCTCGTTGCAGGCGAAGCCGAACATCATCCCCTGATCTCCCGCTCCGCCGCAATCCACCCCCTGGCTGATATGCGGACTTTGTGCGTGGATGTGGCAGTCGATCTGGCACGACTCCGCCGTAAAGCCAATCTCTTCCCGCTCCGCCTCATTACGGGCCACGTAGCCGATCTCTCGGATCACCTCCCGCACCAGACGGTCGATCGCTTCCCGTGTCAGGGGAGCCTGGGTGGTGATCTCCCCAGCCACCACGACCAGATTCGTCGTCACCAGGGTCTCACACGCCACCCGGCTGTTCGGATCATGCTGCAAGCAGTAATCCAGCACGGCATCGGAAATCTGATCGGCTACCTTGTCCGGATGCCCCATCGACACTGATTCACTGGTAAACAGATAACGCTCATCCGACACGATCACGCCCCCAACAACAACGGCCTCCCTGGACCGCAAAACCCGGCGACCCCGCTTTTGGTACGCTCGTTATACACAAACACCCTGCCCAAGGCCAAGTGCCCGGCGGATCCTTCCCCGCACTCGCGCCCCATGCGCCCCGCCTGCCTTTGTTCCCGCAGGCTAGCGGGCTTCCCCTCCATCCGTTCCCGCAGATCAGGAGGCCTGACTCCCCTTCTTCCCCCCGACTGTCGAAGCGCTGACGCTCCGCGGGGGATTCCACGTGTGCCGTCGGCCCAATCTCCTCCCTTTCCCATGATACGGCTCTCCAAATGAAATGATACGGCTCCCGCCCTCTCTTCAGGAGCGAGAGAATCAGGAGCGAGAGAAGCGAGAGCGAGGACGGAGGGAGTGGAAAAGCGGAAATCGATGGCCAGACGGTCTGATCCGGAATCCCCGCCCATTTCCTGTCCCGCATCCGGTTCTGGGC
It contains:
- a CDS encoding ABC transporter ATP-binding protein — its product is MIEVQGLTKWFRGSSKAAVENLHFTVQPGEVFGLLGPNGAGKTTTLRMLCTVLRPSRGLARVAGFDVVEQAAEVRRHIGFLSANTGIYERMTAWEMVEYYGQLYQIPPQRLRSRMEELFATLQMNDFRHRRGGEMSTGMKQKVSIARALVHDPPVLIFDEPTVGLDVLVQRAVLQTIQQLRGQGKTILFSTHILREVEKLCDRVAIMSRGQIVACGTLRDLQEYYRQNDLEELFFSLVS
- the mqnC gene encoding cyclic dehypoxanthinyl futalosine synthase — protein: MNDLDRILGKAVDGYRLTPEEGLELFRCRDLIRLGQAAHAVCLRLHPEPYRTYNIDRNINYTNICAAVCDFCAFYRKSHDADAYVLPREELYRKIEETIALGGDQILLQGGMHPQLKLEWYEELLRDIKARYPQINLHAFSPPEIWHFHKINKLPLREVLARLKAAGLGSLPGGGGEILVDRVRKELTKGKALTQEWLEVCRVWHELGGKGTCTMMFGHIETEAERIEHLTRLRELQDETGGFTAFICWTLQPGHKMAHFPEVGAFEYLRTQAIARLYLDNIPNIQSSWVTQGGKIGQIALFFGANDMGSLMIEENVVASAGTVYYLTLEEIRRAIREAGWEPRQRNVFYELIDTRPPTPPPSPSFALPLAS
- a CDS encoding menaquinone biosynthetic enzyme MqnA/MqnD family protein, coding for MTRQVRVGAVSYLNARPLIEELDRYVPPWQLILDVPSRLADAMAAGTLDIGLIPVVEFLRAPDYTFIPGIAIASRGPVLSVTLFSRVKWPHIRRVALDEGSRTSAVLVRVLLQERWGVEAEYQPLPLHHTVEDVEADAVLLIGDRAMHACLPGWPYAYDLGTEWTDWTGLPMVYALWAVRPEIPLEDVAEPFLQARQRGLSRLGLIAQREAARLHLDAGYCRRYLSHIIRYDLGAWELAGLRRFAELTAQLGLTPPLEERRLQTSLPALAFAGAAP
- a CDS encoding protein kinase domain-containing protein, whose amino-acid sequence is MSPYPDSILFESPASPATTVHVEGGAPTLPQTLLHWLLDKHIVLHEEWEELPESDRHRLEQALTIDELLHALHQRHLITRFQMEAIRKGNGHELLLGSYRLLDLLGHGGMGTVYRGEHITLRRQVAVKVMSRASDGNERMVHRFYAEARAVARLQHPNIVACFDAGRWEQPGPTPMYRDYFVMELIPGQDLYTLVREKGPLAPHRACDLFRQVAEALAEAHRHGLIHRDIKPSNILVTPDWQAKVLDFGLARMPMRNVTEPGTLLGTIGYMAPEQARDPRNVDGRADLFSLGASLYWALTGVEPYPETGNPLQDLHRRLTTSPPPVHQLRPEVPQEVSDLVARLMQTDPDQRFPSARAVASTLTGFCLWLPNTAATLSREAASRTSKRERILIVDDEDSIRLLMTQLLKDRYELREAADAESAYEELARFSPDLLIVDVNLPGWSGTELIAKVRSAGWDSDRLKVLLMSGMMPDEALGGLSTTGADDFLAKPFKPSEFVSRVRALLMRRAQSSGSESSQPTQRISNALTQRQAPAKPASLPALRRAAPAEALSLTFSRLLAETSLVSEGHWRRIIRYVRALAGAVVDQGEYTRLKDDAYLELLAAIAPIYDIGMVAIPRGLLIKPDKLSEEESAVVQTHVTVGAEVMLSVAAKLGSELPFLPLAAEIVRHHHERWDGSGYPDMLKGHEIPLSARVVSLVSVYEALRSRRPYRPALSHARAVKLLSQDLQNHFDPHLLAAFLEAAPRFEQIHSEG
- the metK gene encoding methionine adenosyltransferase yields the protein MSDERYLFTSESVSMGHPDKVADQISDAVLDYCLQHDPNSRVACETLVTTNLVVVAGEITTQAPLTREAIDRLVREVIREIGYVARNEAEREEIGFTAESCQIDCHIHAQSPHISQGVDCGGAGDQGMMFGFACNETKSLMPLPIHLAHRLVEYHAELRRSGRLPWLRPDAKSQVTVEYNADGTPHRIHTVVLSTQHTREVMTCRQNKDYFTDEARERIIHELIEPVLRREREDLIRGRFVMIPPGDKPPKLEAGDIACHINPTGCFLTGGPHGDSGLTGRKIIVDTYGGRGRHGGGAFSGKDPTKVDRSAAYMARYIAKNIVAAGLARECEVQLSYAIGYPDPLNIWVNTNGTAKIAEGRLIELIREFFHLTPQGIIDTLKLRRPIYRQTACHGHFGRELPDFTWEKTDRAEALRRAAGV